The DNA sequence CTTAAGAGacatatttttatttgagtgttaagtgtttttttttttttcaaaagacaGCACAGTCTTAAATATCATAGTtgttcagacagcaatgtgtttatacaaaaTAGATTGGGGAATtacgtttcttaatggggaaaggtaTTTAAGCATTTAagcttgctagcaagctaaccCTAGTCGATCTAtaagtttatcaaagtgtggttatcaaATCAtggtttttcaaacattttaattaaatacggtaatactaactGGGATAGTCCAGAGGGCTTTAATAACGTCAAACCTTATTTAGAAAGTTGGAAACAGGTTTTTATGCtcttagctatgaaaatatttgcttaccgtattttccgcactataaggcgcaccggattattagccgcaccttcaatgaattgcatatttcataactttgtccaccaataagccgccccggattataagccgcgcctacgctgcgctaaagggaatgtcaaaaaaacagtcagatagttcagtcaaactttaataatatattgaaaaccagcgttctaacaactctgtcccaaaatgtacgcaaatgtgcaatcacaaacatagtaaaattcaaaatggtgtagagcaatagcaacataatgttgctcgaacgttaatgtcacaacacacaaaataaacatagcgctcactttctgaagttattcttcattcgtaaatccttcgaattcttcgtcttcggtgtccgaattgaaaagttgcgcaagcgtgggatccaaaatggccggttccgtctcgtcgaagtcatcggagtcagtgtcgctgttgtccagtagttctgtgaatcctgccttccggaaagctcggaccacagttgtgaccgaaatatctgcccaggcatttacgatccactggcaaatgttggcgtatgtcgtccggcgctgtctgcctgtcttagtgaaggtgtgttcgccttcggtcatccattgttcccacgccgttcgcagtcgtgatttgaatgccctgttgacaccaatatccagcggttggagttctttggttaatccacccggaatgacggcgagtgttgtatttgtgtgcttcacttgttttttgacaccatctgtgatgtgggcgcgcatagagtcgtatatcaacatggacggagctgtgtgaaaaaagccacccggcctcttcgcgtaaacttcccttaaccactcgctcatcttttcttcatccatccatcccttcgagttagcttttatgatgacgccggctggaaaggtctcttttggcaaggtcttccttttgaatatcaccatgggaggaagtttctggccattagcatggcaagctagaaccacagtgaaggacgacttctcattccctgtggtgcgaatattcaccgtacgtgctcccgttgtatcaacagtgcggttcacaggaatatcaaaagtcagtggaacctcgtccatgttgataatgttctctggccggatctttttttcagctatcttgtttttacaatatgcacggaaagtagccagcttttctttaaagtcgttaggcagttgctgtgaaatagtggtccgtgtgcggatggagagattgcgtcttttcataaaccggaaacaccaagaagcaccacctttaaaatcatccaggtgaagttcgcttgctagcgttgttgccttcattcgaatagtgatggtgctgacacttctgcttgctgctctctgctcaacaacccactgttcgagttcgtcctccaacagttgccatcttgctttgttccctcggaaactctgttttgtcttctttacctggcgcaggtcatcttcttgcttcctccacctacgcaccattgattcatttatgttatattctcttgctgctgctctatttccgtgttcttcggcatgacttattgccttaagtttaaattctgcgttataagcgtgtcgcttagtaggagccattttgtagtctggtctttacagatgtaaacacacaaaggaaatgaaacgaaatatccgcgcccttctttttcttccgggggcgggtggtagcttacagtagaagaagaagcgcttcctgttctatgggggcgggtgcttaccttggcggttgcttgcgtagaagaagaagcgcttcctgttctaccgggaaaaaagatggcggctgtttaccgaagttgcgagatcgaaactttatgaaaatgaatcgtaataaagcgcaccgggttataaggcgcactgtcagcttttgagaaaatttgtggtttttaggtgcgccttatagtgcggaaaatacggtaattgatagTTCTTACTTCTGTTGAAACTCACTTATCGGGTCTGGAACCAATTAGCAGCGAGAAACATGGAATggctaataaataaaataattttgtatGTACAATTTTAGCTGCTCCGGGTATGAACGTTGTTCCGACTGCAGCTGGCGTAGTTCTCTCACCGACTGTCCAAGTCTACCAACCTCATATAATTGCCCAACCTGCCCTCCAGGTACTTTTTTCATTATGCTGCTTTGTTTTCAAAATCCTGCTGTGGTTGTTTGTGTTTACTAAAGAAATGAAGAGTTCCATGCGTCAAATACTGTAATATGTGCTACAGGCTTTGCCACTTTGCCAACAGTTGGAGGTAAAATCCCAGGCTGGACTTCTACCTGGTGCCCAAGCTGTCCCTGTTACCACGACGACAGCTGCCAGTTCAGCTACAACCGTTGGACAAGCTACAGACGCCATGATTGGTATGAACCCCTCTAATTACTAGCAtattcaaaggggaactgcactttttttttaaattttgcctattttCAACAATCCTTACGAAAGacgagaagacaaaaggtttgtttttggttttttttgcattctaacttgtcaTAATCGGtatcaatgcagctaatgggagcaattcaTTCTGCCTATAAATCACTTAAAAAGGCTTcccaaaactgccaacaatacttgaTTCTCGTTCCGCTAGGGCTGAGCCGATaatacaatatcaatatatatcgcgatagacacatacttgatatcaatataaaatgcgtTTGACAAAATAttcgatatatatttatatttttgggtTCAGAAGAAACCAGAAATTATGAAGCAAAATTTGTTTCATGAAGTCACTTGTGCTTTGGGAACCCAGCGAACAGGAAACATTAAGTGTCACtaagcaatgggagggacacgctaacagccaatcatgtAACAGTGTCAACTACCGagtgttacacctttcctgctgtaCAGCTCCCACCTCCCAGTTCCAGACCATAGTCAAGTAGCACACGGGGGATGTTCTCTCCAGGACCCATATTTTCGGcaggggtaacacccttcactttacccaacAATGGGTCGGCTAAGCTCTGCTTTTGGGTCGGAATGACAAGGCCGCCAACTTGTGTCAATTTAGTTGCTGTCATCTTATATATACAGGATACAACCGGACATATTTGATAAATAGCACTCTTTGTTTTACTCTATTTATTGGCAGCCTTAAATTAGtcataaaaagtatcaataaCTATCTATACCGAtcaatatatatacaacatattttGTGATATAGTTctcggccatatcgcccaggcctaggttccgtaacctgtataataaccaagctgtagcaatgttgttgtaagagcgaacactgaggaactgttttgcgggggacgtttccagttgatttgggtaagcaAATTATTTTATTTCAGCGTAGCTTGGCTCAAAGCTTCCCTCTTTCTGCTTTCGTTTGCTCTAACGTTTTACCCTATCTTCATGctcagcagcagttcatcctccgcttattcaggttaaaaaaagataaggttgtgaatcctctttTGTCCAAAAATGGTTGTCTTTGTtttctattaccaagtctgccatgattagaacacactcgcgtttgtttccgaAAGTAGGAACACTCATTTTTGCCAGAAGTTGGAtatgcgttgctatggaaactgtTACTGTCACCAAAATGATCATGGTTTTCATTATTGTGGTATTTTGAATGTGCTTCCAAAGTATTTATACATTTCCACTGAAATCTTTCAACCAaggtttttttaaataagtaataTAAACGGACACAATATACTGTCTTTGTGAAAGAAAAAatagactatgtttacactgcaggccaaagtggcccaaatctgacttttttttttttttacatcatgtttttttccagctgactgttatagcactgcaagtaaaatgtgatttttatccgACTCAAGTGTAAACGCGCACATGCCCCAATGTGGCTTCAAcctcacttgcatgcgcacttcaATAAAGTTAAAACAAAGGATGTTGACTGGGATTCCGTTGATAACGTAAATAAATTCGCTGAAGAACTTTAAATGaccaaatacggtaaatattgaacatattacattttgttatgatcgtgtctgtttctacattatatatttacctacagtgtgtatataaaccgTTATACCCCTAATATTTACATATCTCAATTGTTTccgaacggtgtctgtaacatgtcAGTAAAACCGCTGATCAAAGAAAACAgatgtcatcgtcatggacccactagttgcGGATGCTAGCTCTCCACAGCTAAACAGATTCGATGAATTCTACTGTGACATTTTGGTGGATTTACTGATGAATTTGTGAAATtggaacaatacaaacagaatgccaaTCAATGTAAGTTTTTAACTTGTAAATgtgctagcatgttagctaatgctaatgacactatcttcattacattacgatagcaagtACAAATATGAAAACACTActccagacatcacacatgggacggtttatccatccatccatccattttctaccgcttattcccttttggggtcagctacaatcgggcggaaggctgggtacaccctggacaagtcgccacctcatcgcagggccaacactgatagacagacaacattcacactcacattcacacactagggccaatttagtgttgccaatcaacctatccccaggtgcatgtctttggaggtggggggaagccggagtacccggagggaacccacgcagtcacggggagaacatgcaaactccacacagaaagatccggagcctgggattgaaccccagactactcagcaacttcgtattgtgaggcagacgcactaacccctcttccaccgtgctgcccctgggATGGTTTAGTTAGTAgttagtaagaattgttttagttttattatTCCTCTTACAAACGTTGGCTGGAATGATGAATGAGCAATCCGTACAAGTAGAAATGCTCTGGATGATTAGAAGACCGAACGGTACTTTtatttccggttcaaagctttaaacagcaggaaacaccaTAAAGGTTCACCCAGCTCACCTGCAGTAAGCAAatatgtccaaaagatggcaccatagcacaaacaataccacACTATTTcagtgtgttttatgaaaactatttgcattatggccgtcagtgaagaaaaaatccttaaattagccacattgttttataagctgcagtgtTAAAAGTGGAGGAAAATGGCTTAGTGCAGAATTTACAGTGATATTTCTGTTGTAATTGTCCAGGTGTCCCGGACACGTCCACTTATCATTATGATGAGTCCTCTGGTTACTATTATGACCCTCAGACTGGCCTGTACTACGACCCAAATACACAAGTAAGTAGCACACTTTATTCCAGGTTGTGCATGTGATGACACACTTTGTTTCCTCCTTAGTATTACTACAACTCTCAGACTCAGCAGTATCTATACTGGGACAGTGAAAAACAGACGTATGTTCCCGCCTCGGCGGACATAAATGCTGCACAAAATTCCGCAAGCGCAAAAGAAGCTCGAGAAGGAAAGGAGAAGAAAGAAAAGCCTAAAAGTAAAACTGCCCAGCAGGTAACATGCAAAGTCAAATATTAGTGAAATTAATTTCCTTATTTACTttgctttattttttactttgtgctGTTCTCCCCCCAGATTGCTAAGGACATGGAGCGCTGGGCTAAGAGTCTTAATAAGCAAAAGGATAACTTCAGGAGCAGCTTCCAACCAATCAGCCAAGAGGAAAGGAGGGAGGCAGCAGCTGCTGATGCTTGCTTCACAATTTTTGAGAAGAAGGTAAAGTCTGTTGCATTCAATCGTACGTCAATTATTGATCTAAATTCATTACATCTTCAGCAAGCTGGAGTTCTAGAGAGAATCGTGCCAGAGATGATGAATGTACCCGAAGAGGAAGTACCCACGAGTTCTGGCAACGCCTCCAAGGTATGCGTTCCTCCCTGATTAGACTGCGGAATGTCCAATGAGTCATATAGCGTTAGTCAATCTGTTGTATCAGTCTGGCTTAGTGGCAGCCTACAGCGGAGACAGCGACCCTGAGGAGGCAGCTGAGGGGGCAGACGGAGGCCTGGACAAGATGACGGATTGGAAAAAACTGGCCTGCTTGTTGTGCAGGAGGCAGTTCCCCAACAAAGAAGGTTTAATCCGACATCAGCAACTGTCCGACCTGCACAAGGTAACCAGTGTCACAACATTACTCCTAGCTTTATGAAAGCCTCAACTTTCTGTTCATGCCAGAAGTCCTTTATTCCATCTTTAGAAAAACCTGGAGGTCATGCGTCGAGCCAGACTGAGTGAATCGGAGCTGGAGGAGTTAGAGCGAAGGGAATCAGAGGTTTGATTCAATATTAATTCTGTTGTTAATGGTATATTTAATCATTTGTGCTTGCTTTCtaatacttgtgtgtgtgtagttgAAGTACAGAGACAGAGCAGCTGAGAGAAGAGAGAAATATGGCATCCCTGAACCTCCTGTcgccaaaaaaaagaaatacgCCCAACCAACACCAGCTGTGTGGGTATCTTGGAATTGGAAGATTGCACAACATACTTAAATCATTAAATGTCCAATCTGTCTCTTCCTTTTTGTGCAGGAACTATGAGCAGCCCACCAAAGATGGCCTAAACAGTGACAATATTGGCAACAAAATGCTGCAGGCTATGGGCTGGAAGGAGGGTAAAGGCCTTGGTCGCAACCAGCAGGGAATCACTGCTCCTATTGAGGTATTCTTTTACAGCCACATCACGTTTCAAAGTTTAAAAATGgttaaatgaagtaaaaatataaatactatattggtattggccactagatgagacgAAACCAATCAGAGCGCCCCGTTTAGTATTGTGCTCACTGATTGGtttagcctcaggcagcattactatattggattaaatcgATAAAAAAGTGCAAAGGTGAATGCTCATGTTTAAAGGAATATATCGTTAAActatttagaaggtcgtaaagtgtttttatgctctagctataaaaatattacatttatgattaataattcctactttaTTGTAAGGAATTCACCACTTTCAGTTATGTAACCAATTAACATATTGTTTACTCCATTCATTTAGTTAGGGTGTAATGCATGCTGAAACTCATTCCATTCTATTCTCCACTTAAAGGCCCAGCTGAGAACCAAAGGCGCTGGTCTGGGCACCAAAGGCAGCAACTACACGCTGTCTGCATCGGACACGTACAAAGATGCGGTCCGTAAAGCCATGTTTGCCCGCTTCACTGAGCTTGAGTGAATGATGAGCTTTGGAGGCACAGATTGGATTTAAAACCGTACATTTTGATGTTTCCTCATTCTGTTCTTCTGTTCACTTTGACCCAAACAACAATAGAAATCTCAAAATTGAGGCATGTGAACTTCAgatagtaaatataaattata is a window from the Nerophis lumbriciformis linkage group LG28, RoL_Nlum_v2.1, whole genome shotgun sequence genome containing:
- the rbm5 gene encoding RNA-binding protein 5 isoform X2, translated to MGEMGADKRISRSERSGRYGSDQPRDGSDWRDRRERDQERDRRWSDERRGDRNEGDRRGSRDSPEPRERKRRNSDRSEDGYHSDGDYLDQDYRREGDDEKKSKTIMLWGLSTFTTEEDICFAIDQLEGPQPADVRLMKKKTGISRGFAFVDFYHLQDATRWMETNQKRLVIQRKNVDMHYCHPRHNYGDWLCNTCGLYNFRRRLKCFRCGATKVEDTNSSNDVPETQLSGDYCGDTIILRNIAPLSTVEAIMTALAPYAILSPNNIRLIKVKQTGHNRGFAFVQLSSPLEATQLLSILQGLQPPLKLDGKTIGVDYAKSARKDLLLPDGNRVSAFSVASTAIAAAQWSSSQPQPSGESEYSHLQEGFPLMSQAFYQAAGASTSQENGLLGAAPGMNVVPTAAGVVLSPTVQVYQPHIIAQPALQLEVKSQAGLLPGAQAVPVTTTTAASSATTVGQATDAMIGVPDTSTYHYDESSGYYYDPQTGLYYDPNTQYYYNSQTQQYLYWDSEKQTYVPASADINAAQNSASAKEAREGKEKKEKPKSKTAQQIAKDMERWAKSLNKQKDNFRSSFQPISQEERREAAAADACFTIFEKKQAGVLERIVPEMMNVPEEEVPTSSGNASKSGLVAAYSGDSDPEEAAEGADGGLDKMTDWKKLACLLCRRQFPNKEGLIRHQQLSDLHKKNLEVMRRARLSESELEELERRESELKYRDRAAERREKYGIPEPPVAKKKKYAQPTPAVNYEQPTKDGLNSDNIGNKMLQAMGWKEGKGLGRNQQGITAPIEAQLRTKGAGLGTKGSNYTLSASDTYKDAVRKAMFARFTELE
- the rbm5 gene encoding RNA-binding protein 5 isoform X1, with product MGEMGADKRISRSERSGRYGSDQPRDGSDWRDRRERDQERDRRWSDERRGDRNEGDRRGSRDSPEPRERKRRNSDRSEDGYHSDGDYLDQDYRREGDDEKKSKTIMLWGLSTFTTEEDICFAIDQLEGPQPADVRLMKKKTGISRGFAFVDFYHLQDATRWMETNQKRLVIQRKNVDMHYCHPRHNYGDWLCNTCGLYNFRRRLKCFRCGATKVEDTNSSNDVPETQLSGDYCGDTIILRNIAPLSTVEAIMTALAPYAILSPNNIRLIKVKQTGHNRGFAFVQLSSPLEATQLLSILQGLQPPLKLDGKTIGVDYAKSARKDLLLPDGNRVSAFSVASTAIAAAQWSSSQPQPSGESEYSHLQEGFPLMSQAFYQAAGASTSQENGLLGAAPGMNVVPTAAGVVLSPTVQVYQPHIIAQPALQALPLCQQLEVKSQAGLLPGAQAVPVTTTTAASSATTVGQATDAMIGVPDTSTYHYDESSGYYYDPQTGLYYDPNTQYYYNSQTQQYLYWDSEKQTYVPASADINAAQNSASAKEAREGKEKKEKPKSKTAQQIAKDMERWAKSLNKQKDNFRSSFQPISQEERREAAAADACFTIFEKKQAGVLERIVPEMMNVPEEEVPTSSGNASKSGLVAAYSGDSDPEEAAEGADGGLDKMTDWKKLACLLCRRQFPNKEGLIRHQQLSDLHKKNLEVMRRARLSESELEELERRESELKYRDRAAERREKYGIPEPPVAKKKKYAQPTPAVNYEQPTKDGLNSDNIGNKMLQAMGWKEGKGLGRNQQGITAPIEAQLRTKGAGLGTKGSNYTLSASDTYKDAVRKAMFARFTELE